The Gemmatimonadota bacterium DNA window TCCGCCTGCAGGGGACCCGCACCGTGGGTGAGAAGCACCTGAAGGCGAGCCTCGCCGCGGAGGGCCGCGTCGTCGACGCGATCGCCTTTGGCTGGGCCGATCGGGCGGCGGGACTCGCCGACGGGTTCGTGGACGTCGCCTTCCGTCTGGAACGCAACGAATTCCGGGGCGTCTCCGCGCTGCAGGCGCGGGTCCTCTCGCTCGCGCCGGCTCGCGGCGCGTGACACGGATCGTGAGTGGTCGCTGGGGCGGACGCCGACTCCAGGTGCCGAAGGACGACCGCGTACGTCCGACCGCCGAACGGGTGCGCGAGGCCTGGCTGGCGATCCTCGGGCCGGAGCTTGCCGACGCCAGCGTCCTCGATCTCTTTGCGGGGAGCGGCGCACTCGGGCTCGAGGCGCTGTCGCGCGGGGCGCGGCACGCCACCTTCGTCGAGCTGAATGCCCCCTCGCTCGCCGCGATCAAGGCCAACATCGCCGCGCTCGGGGCGGAGGCGGTCACCACCATTCGTCGCGGGGATGCCATGCGCATCGCCAGCGCGCTCGAGCCCGGTGCCTTCGACCTGGCGCTGGCGGATCCGCCCTTCTCGGTGGACTACGCCGTCCGGCT harbors:
- the rsmD gene encoding 16S rRNA (guanine(966)-N(2))-methyltransferase RsmD, with translation MTRIVSGRWGGRRLQVPKDDRVRPTAERVREAWLAILGPELADASVLDLFAGSGALGLEALSRGARHATFVELNAPSLAAIKANIAALGAEAVTTIRRGDAMRIASALEPGAFDLALADPPFSVDYAVRLADLWRERPFAQILAVEHPPTVTLPGADTRRWGDIAVSFFRAP